A region from the Vicia villosa cultivar HV-30 ecotype Madison, WI linkage group LG3, Vvil1.0, whole genome shotgun sequence genome encodes:
- the LOC131656005 gene encoding uncharacterized protein LOC131656005 yields the protein MANRWVRPEVYPLFFAVGAAVGICGFSMVRHMCINPEVRVNKQSRAAGVLENFSEGEKYTEHLLRKFSRNRSPEIMPGLNSFFTDPSRN from the exons ATGGCCAATCGCTGGGTCAGACCCGAG GTATACCCGCTGTTCTTTGCGGTTGGAGCTGCTGTTGGGATCTGTGGCTTTTCTATGGTTCGTCACATGTGCATCAACCCTGAAGTCAG GGTGAACAAGCAGAGCCGAGCTGCAGGGGTGTTGGAGAACTTTTCTGAGGGTGAGAAGTACACAGAACATTTGTTGAGGAAATTTTCACGCAACAGGTCACCAGAGATTATGCCTGGCCTCAACAGCTTCTTCACTGACCCAAGTCGCAATTAA
- the LOC131661742 gene encoding pentatricopeptide repeat-containing protein At1g74900, mitochondrial codes for MFNKLLAKPLQQTWNSSHLFPPKPPIWLIRNTLATVPESPPPSEDATVAKLVLESDPSSLPETLSNPSFQWTPQLVNNVLKRLWNHGPKALQFFKHLERHPTYIHSSSSFEHAIDIAARLRDYNAAWAFVGRMRPLRIGPTPRAFAILAERYATGGKAHRAVKVFLSMHEHGCHQDLNSFNTILDVLCKTRRVEMAYSLFKTFKGRFKCDSVSYNIMANGWCLIKRTPMALQVMKEMVERGITPTMVTYNTLLKGYFRCNQLKEAWEFFLEMKRRKCEIDVVTYTTMVHGFGVAGEVKRSKRVFDAMVKEGLIPSVATYNALIQVLCKKDSVQNALLVFEEMVGKGCVPNLTTYNVVIRGLCHSGEMEKALEFMKRMEEHGCRPSVQTYNVVIRYYCDEGELEKGLELFEKMGNGTCLPNLDTYNILISAMFVRKKSEDLVVAGKLLMEMVGRGFLPRKFTFNRVLNGLVLMGNREFANEILRMQSRCGRVLRHMKL; via the coding sequence ATGTTTAATAAGTTATTGGCTAAACCACTTCAGCAAACTTGGAACAGTTCCCATCTCTTCCCACCAAAACCCCCAATTTGGCTCATACGAAACACCCTCGCCACCGTACCTGAATCTCCACCGCCTTCCGAAGACGCCACCGTAGCAAAACTCGTCCTCGAATCAGATCCATCATCCCTCCCCGAAACCCTATCAAACCCCTCTTTCCAATGGACCCCACAGCTAGTCAACAATGTTCTCAAGCGTCTCTGGAACCACGGACCCAAAGCCCTGCAATTCTTCAAACACCTAGAACGCCACCCAACTTACATTCACTCCTCATCCAGCTTCGAACACGCCATTGACATCGCAGCCCGTTTGCGCGATTACAATGCCGCTTGGGCTTTCGTGGGCCGAATGCGGCCTCTCCGTATCGGCCCGACTCCTCGAGCATTCGCTATCCTCGCTGAAAGGTATGCGACGGGCGGAAAAGCTCACCGGGCAGTGAAAGTATTTTTGTCTATGCATGAACACGGTTGCCACCAGGATTTGAATTCGTTCAACACAATCCTTGATGTTCTCTGTAAAACGAGACGCGTTGAGATGGCGTATAGTTTGTTTAAAACATTCAAAGGTAGGTTTAAATGTGATAGTGTTAGTTATAACATAATGGCGAATGGTTGGTGTTTGATTAAGCGAACGCCAATGGCGTTGCAGGTTATGAAGGAGATGGTGGAGAGAGGAATTACGCCAACGATGGTTACTTATAACACATTGCTTAAAGGGTATTTTAGGTGTAATCAGTTGAAGGAAGCTTGGGAGTTTTTTCTGGAGATGAAGAGGAGGAAGTGTGAAATTGATGTTGTTACTTATACTACAATGGTTCATGGATTTGGTGTTGCGGGTGAGGTTAAGAGATCGAAGAGGGTTTTTGATGCGATGGTGAAAGAGGGTTTGATTCCTTCTGTTGCTACTTATAATGCTTTGATTCAGGTTTTGTGTAAGAAGGATAGTGTGCAGAATGCTTTGTTGGTTTTTGAAGAgatggtgggaaaagggtgtgtgCCTAATTTGACTACTTACAATGTTGTTATCAGAGGTTTGTGTCATTCGGGTGAAATGGAGAAAGCTTTGGAGTTTATGAAGAGAATGGAAGAACATGGGTGTAGGCCAAGTGTTCAGACATACAATGTTGTGATACGTTATTATTGTGATGAGGGGGAACTTGAAAAGGGTTTGGAGTTGTTTGAAAAGATGGGGAATGGGACTTGTTTGCCCAATTTGGATACCTATAATATTCTGATTAGTGCTATGTTTGTGAGGAAGAAATCGGAGGATTTGGTGGTGGCTGGGAAGTTGTTGATGGAGATGGTTGGTAGAGGTTTCTTGCCCCGTAAGTTTACTTTTAATCGGGTGTTAAATGGACTTGTTCTAATGGGGAATCGAGAGTTTGCTAATGAGATTTTAAGAATGCAAAGCAGGTGTGGTCGTGTTCTTCGTCATATGAAATTATGA
- the LOC131661743 gene encoding uncharacterized protein LOC131661743 isoform X1, whose amino-acid sequence MGITEERVVAVIMVGGPTKGTRFRPLSFNIPKPLFPLAGQPMVHHPISACRKIPNLARIYLIGFYEEREFALYVSSISNELKIPVRYLKEDKPHGSAGGLYNFKDLIMEEDPSHIFLLNCDVCCSFPLPQMLDAHKKHGGMGTILVVKVSPESASEFGELVADPVTHELLHYTEKPETFVSDLINCGVYIFTPDIFTAIEGVSSNWKDRANLRRVSSFEAMVPDTRNHTANYVRLDQDILSPLAGKKQLYIHETLDFWEQIKTPGMSIRCSALYLSQFRHTAPHLLANGDGIKKAYISGDVYIHPSAKVNPSAKIGPGVSISANARIGAGARLINCIVLDDVEIKENAVVLHAIVGWKSTIGRWARVQGGGDYNAKLGVTILGESVDVEDEVVVINSIVLPNKTLNVGVQDEIIL is encoded by the exons ATGGGAATCACAGAAGAGAGAGTAGTGGCAGTTATCATGGTCGGAGGCCCCACCAAAGGCACACGATTCCGTCCATTATCATTCAACATTCCCAAACCACTCTTCCCATTAGCTGGACAACCCATGGTTCATCACCCTATCTCTGCTTGTCGAAAAATTCCCAATCTGGCTAGGATTTATCTCATTGGTTTCTATGAAGAACGCGAGTTCGCATTATACGTATCGTCCATCTCCAATGAACTTAAAATCCCGGTTAGATACTTGAAAGAGGATAAGCCTCATGGCTCTGCTGGTGGCCTTTATAACTTTAAAGATCTCATCATGGAAGAAGATCCG TCGCATATTTTCTTGCTCAATTGTGATGTTTGCTGCAGTTTTCCACTCCCACAAATGCTAG ATGCTCACAAAAAACATGGTGGCATGGGAACAATACTGGTTGTTAAG GTTTCTCCGGAGTCAGCTAGCGAATTTGGGGAATTAGTTGCTGATCCGGTCACACATGAACTCTTGCATTACACGGAGAAACCTGAaactttt GTTAGTGACCTTATAAACTGCGGTGTGTATATATTTACACCAGATATCTTTACTGCCATTGAGGGTGTTTCTTCTAATTGGAAAGACAGAG CTAACTTAAGGCGTGTCTCCAGTTTTGAAGCAATGGTGCCAGACACGAG GAATCATACAGCAAATTATGTCAGATTGGATCAAGATATCCTCTCACCTCTTGCAGGGAAGAAACAGTTGTATATACATGAAACTTTGGACTTCTGGGAACAAATCAAAACTCCTGG AATGTCCATAAGATGTTCGGCCTTGTATCTTTCACAATTTCGTCACACGGCGCCCCATCTATTAGCAAATGGAGATGGTATTAAGAAAGCCTACATCAGTGGTGATGTTTATATTCATCCATCAGCAAAAGTGAATCCGTCTGCAAAG ATTGGTCCTGGTGTATCAATATCGGCAAATGCTCGTATAGGAGCTGGTGCAAGGCTCATAAATTGTATAGTCCTTGATGATGTCGAAATCAAG GAAAATGCTGTTGTTCTTCATGCAATTGTTGGATGGAAATCCACCATTGGACGATGGGCACGTGTCCAG GGTGGTGGAGATTACAATGCAAAACTCGGAGTTACTATACTTG GTGAATCTGTTGATGTTGAGGATGAGGTGGTGGTTATTAATAGCATTGTCCTTCCAAACAAGACCTTAAATGTTGGCGTGCAAGATGAGATTATATTATAG
- the LOC131661743 gene encoding uncharacterized protein LOC131661743 isoform X2, with amino-acid sequence MGITEERVVAVIMVGGPTKGTRFRPLSFNIPKPLFPLAGQPMVHHPISACRKIPNLARIYLIGFYEEREFALYVSSISNELKIPVRYLKEDKPHGSAGGLYNFKDLIMEEDPSHIFLLNCDVCCSFPLPQMLDAHKKHGGMGTILVVKVSPESASEFGELVADPVTHELLHYTEKPETFVSDLINCGVYIFTPDIFTAIEGVSSNWKDRANLRRVSSFEAMVPDTRNHTANYVRLDQDILSPLAGKKQLYIHETLDFWEQIKTPGMSIRCSALYLSQFRHTAPHLLANGDGIKKAYISGDVYIHPSAKVNPSAKIGPGVSISANARIGAGARLINCIVLDDVEIKENAVVLHAIVGWKSTIGRWARVQVNLLMLRMRWWLLIALSFQTRP; translated from the exons ATGGGAATCACAGAAGAGAGAGTAGTGGCAGTTATCATGGTCGGAGGCCCCACCAAAGGCACACGATTCCGTCCATTATCATTCAACATTCCCAAACCACTCTTCCCATTAGCTGGACAACCCATGGTTCATCACCCTATCTCTGCTTGTCGAAAAATTCCCAATCTGGCTAGGATTTATCTCATTGGTTTCTATGAAGAACGCGAGTTCGCATTATACGTATCGTCCATCTCCAATGAACTTAAAATCCCGGTTAGATACTTGAAAGAGGATAAGCCTCATGGCTCTGCTGGTGGCCTTTATAACTTTAAAGATCTCATCATGGAAGAAGATCCG TCGCATATTTTCTTGCTCAATTGTGATGTTTGCTGCAGTTTTCCACTCCCACAAATGCTAG ATGCTCACAAAAAACATGGTGGCATGGGAACAATACTGGTTGTTAAG GTTTCTCCGGAGTCAGCTAGCGAATTTGGGGAATTAGTTGCTGATCCGGTCACACATGAACTCTTGCATTACACGGAGAAACCTGAaactttt GTTAGTGACCTTATAAACTGCGGTGTGTATATATTTACACCAGATATCTTTACTGCCATTGAGGGTGTTTCTTCTAATTGGAAAGACAGAG CTAACTTAAGGCGTGTCTCCAGTTTTGAAGCAATGGTGCCAGACACGAG GAATCATACAGCAAATTATGTCAGATTGGATCAAGATATCCTCTCACCTCTTGCAGGGAAGAAACAGTTGTATATACATGAAACTTTGGACTTCTGGGAACAAATCAAAACTCCTGG AATGTCCATAAGATGTTCGGCCTTGTATCTTTCACAATTTCGTCACACGGCGCCCCATCTATTAGCAAATGGAGATGGTATTAAGAAAGCCTACATCAGTGGTGATGTTTATATTCATCCATCAGCAAAAGTGAATCCGTCTGCAAAG ATTGGTCCTGGTGTATCAATATCGGCAAATGCTCGTATAGGAGCTGGTGCAAGGCTCATAAATTGTATAGTCCTTGATGATGTCGAAATCAAG GAAAATGCTGTTGTTCTTCATGCAATTGTTGGATGGAAATCCACCATTGGACGATGGGCACGTGTCCAG GTGAATCTGTTGATGTTGAGGATGAGGTGGTGGTTATTAATAGCATTGTCCTTCCAAACAAGACCTTAA
- the LOC131656006 gene encoding aminoaldehyde dehydrogenase 1, peroxisomal: protein MAITVSSRQLFIDGEWRVPILNKRIPIINPSTENIIGDIPAATKEDVDLAVDAAKRAISRNKGRDWSTASGSLRARYLRAIAAKIKEKKNELGKLESIDCGKPLDEALGDLDDVIACFEYYAGLAEELDSKQKAPISLPMDTFKSYILKEPIGVVALITPWNYPLLMATWKIAPALAAGCAAILKPSELASVTCLELGEICKEVGLPPGVLNIVTGLGHEAGASLASHPDVDKISFTGSSATGSKIMTTAAQLVKPVSLELGGKSPIVVFEDVDLDKVAEWTVFGCFFTNGQICSATSRLIVHESIAVEFVNKLVKWAENIKISDPLEEGCKLGPIVSEAQYKKVLNMISTAKSEGATILTGGRRPEHLKKGYFVKPTIITDVTTSMQIWREEVFGPVLAVKTFSTEEEAIDLANDTHYGLGSAVMSNDLERCERLSKALQAGVVWINCAQPSFIQAPWGGIKRSGFGRELGEWGLENYLSVKQVTRYISDEPWGWYESPSKL, encoded by the exons ATGGCAATCACAGTATCAAGTAGACAACTATTCATAGATGGAGAGTGGAGAGTTCCTATCCTCAACAAAAGGATTCCAATCATCAATCCTTCCACTGAAAACATCATAG GAGATATACCTGCTGCTACTAAGGAAGATGTTGATCTTGCTGTGGATGCTGCTAAAAGAGCCATTTCCAGAAACAAGGGTAGAGATTGGTCTACTGCTTCTGGCTCTCTTCGTGCTCGCTATCTTCGAGCCATTGCTGCAAAG ataaaagagaaaaagaatgaacTAGGGAAGCTGGAATCAATTGATTGTGGAAAACCGCTGGATGAAGCACTGGGGGATCTG GATGATGTTATTGCTTGTTTTGAGTACTATGCTGGGCTTGCTGAAGAGTTGGATTCAAAGCAAAAGGCTCCTATATCTCTTCCTATGGATACCTTCAAAAGCTATATTCTCAAGGAGCCTATTGGTGTTGTTGCATTAATTACTCCATG GAACTATCCCCTCTTAATGGCAACTTGGAAAATTGCTCCGGCTCTGGCTGCTGGTTGTGCTGCAATATTGAAGCCATCTGAATTGGCATCTGT GACATGTTTGGAGTTAGGCGAAATATGCAAAGAAGTTGGCCTTCCTCCTGGTGTTTTGAATATTGTCACTGGATTAGGCCATGAAGCCGGTGCTTCTTTGGCATCCCATCCTGATGTAGATAAG ATTTCATTTACGGGTAGCTCAGCAACTGGGAGCAAGATTATGACAACTGCGGCCCAGCTAGTCAAG CCTGTTTCACTAGAGCTCGGTGGAAAGAGCCCAATTGTTGTTTTCGAGGATGTTGACCTTGATAAGG TTGCTGAATGGACTGTCTTTGGCTGTTTCTTTACTAATGGCCAGATATGCAGCGCAACATCTCGACTTATTGTGCAT GAAAGTATAGCTGTAGAATTTGTGAATAAACTTGTCAAATGGGCCGAAAACATCAAAATTTCGGATCCATTGGAAGAAGGTTGCAAGCTTGGACCTATTGTCAGTGAAGCACAG TATAAGAAAGTATTGAATATGATCTCAACGGCTAAGAGTGAGGGTGCAACAATTTTGACTGGTGGGCGTCGACCCGAG CATTTGAAGAAGGGATATTTTGTCAAACCAACCATCATAACCGACGTGACTACCTCAATGCAAATTTGGAGAGAAGAAGTATTTGGACCTGTACTCGCCGTAAAAACATTTAGCACCGAGGAAGAAGCTATTGATCTAGCAAATGACACTCA CTATGGTTTGGGGTCTGCTGTAATGTCAAACGATTTAGAAAGATGCGAGCGTCTATCTAAG GCTCTTCAAGCTGGAGTTGTATGGATCAATTGTGCTCAGCCAAGCTTCATTCAAGCTCCATGGGGAGGCATTAAGCGTAGCGGCTTTGGCCGCGAATTAGGAGAATG GGGACTTGAGAATTACTTGAGTGTGAAGCAAGTTACTAGGTATATATCGGATGAGCCGTGGGGCTGGTATGAATCCCCTTCAAAGCTGTGA